A stretch of Mycobacterium sp. ITM-2016-00316 DNA encodes these proteins:
- a CDS encoding NAD(P)/FAD-dependent oxidoreductase encodes MTRSFHAGQPFDTSDADIAAALEGVSIPTLLLSLVHITGDPRFIREYKQAGLFLNEVQGFMSEEDKARARAEALPIITAYRDRGCPVPDPLSRELVREMLDWAACEHVGEDNLPLVLEELDLDGVDPRRPAALADTGDFHVIVIGAGESGVLAGVRLKQAGIGFTILEKNSGPGGTWWENSYPGARVDVANHFYCYSFEPSNHWDHFFAEQPELRQYFADVVARHDLGPHIRFNTEVRSARWDGDLWTIDTGNETFTANAVITAVGQLNRPNVPDFPGAETFAGPAFHSAAWDHSVDVSGKRVALIGAGASGFQIAPAIADKVEHLTVFQRTAQWMFPNPMYHEPVADGVRWAMEHLPYYGRWYRFLLLWPGADKGLDAAIVDPDYNDQANAVSEINAIARIMFTDWITTQVGDDPDLLAKVLPDYPATGKRTLQDNGSWLSTLKRDNVDLIRTPVERITPTGVVASDGTEYVADIIVYATGFRATEVLFPITVTGRDGADLHEVWGSRPYAYRSIAVPGFPNFFMTYGPGAHLAHGGSLILNSELQMRYINSCLQHLITEKLRTLEPLPEPTAEWHRRSQEEIRKTVWAHPSITHSYFKNADGEIHTVSPWRLSTYHAAVYEPVWSDFREE; translated from the coding sequence GTGACCCGCAGCTTCCACGCCGGACAGCCGTTTGACACCTCCGACGCCGACATTGCCGCGGCGCTCGAAGGGGTCAGCATCCCGACGCTGCTGCTGTCGCTGGTGCACATCACCGGTGACCCGCGCTTCATCCGCGAGTACAAGCAGGCCGGACTGTTCCTCAACGAGGTACAGGGCTTCATGTCCGAGGAGGACAAGGCCCGCGCCCGCGCCGAGGCGCTGCCGATCATCACCGCATACCGTGACCGGGGCTGCCCGGTTCCCGACCCACTGTCCCGGGAACTGGTCCGGGAGATGCTCGACTGGGCGGCCTGCGAACACGTCGGCGAGGACAACCTGCCACTGGTGCTCGAAGAACTCGACCTCGACGGCGTCGACCCGCGCCGGCCCGCCGCACTCGCCGACACCGGGGACTTCCACGTCATCGTGATCGGCGCCGGGGAATCCGGAGTCCTGGCCGGCGTGCGCCTCAAGCAGGCCGGTATCGGCTTCACCATCCTGGAGAAGAACTCCGGCCCCGGCGGAACCTGGTGGGAGAACAGCTATCCCGGCGCCCGCGTCGACGTCGCGAACCACTTCTACTGTTACAGCTTCGAACCCAGCAACCACTGGGACCACTTCTTCGCCGAGCAGCCCGAGTTGCGCCAGTACTTCGCCGACGTGGTCGCCCGCCATGACCTCGGCCCGCACATCCGGTTCAACACCGAGGTGCGTTCCGCCAGGTGGGACGGCGACCTCTGGACGATCGACACCGGGAACGAAACCTTCACCGCCAACGCCGTCATCACCGCCGTCGGCCAGCTCAACCGGCCCAATGTCCCGGACTTCCCGGGCGCGGAAACCTTTGCCGGCCCGGCATTTCACTCCGCGGCCTGGGACCACAGCGTCGATGTCTCCGGCAAACGCGTCGCGCTGATCGGGGCGGGCGCCAGCGGCTTCCAGATCGCCCCCGCCATCGCCGACAAGGTGGAGCACCTCACGGTGTTCCAGCGCACCGCGCAATGGATGTTCCCCAACCCGATGTATCACGAGCCGGTCGCCGACGGCGTGCGCTGGGCCATGGAACACCTGCCCTACTACGGCCGCTGGTACCGCTTCCTGCTGCTGTGGCCCGGCGCCGACAAGGGCCTGGACGCCGCGATCGTCGACCCGGACTACAACGATCAAGCGAACGCCGTCAGCGAGATCAACGCGATCGCCCGGATCATGTTCACCGACTGGATCACCACCCAGGTCGGCGACGACCCCGACCTGCTGGCCAAGGTGCTACCCGACTACCCGGCCACCGGCAAACGCACCCTGCAGGACAATGGCAGCTGGCTGAGCACCCTCAAGCGCGACAATGTCGACCTGATCCGCACTCCGGTCGAACGCATCACCCCGACCGGCGTCGTCGCAAGCGACGGCACCGAGTACGTGGCCGATATCATCGTGTATGCCACCGGTTTTCGTGCCACCGAAGTGCTGTTCCCGATCACCGTCACCGGCCGCGACGGCGCCGATCTGCACGAGGTGTGGGGCAGCCGGCCCTACGCCTACCGCAGCATCGCGGTGCCCGGTTTCCCGAACTTCTTCATGACCTACGGCCCGGGTGCGCACCTCGCCCACGGCGGCAGCCTGATCCTGAACTCCGAGCTGCAGATGCGCTATATCAACTCCTGCTTGCAGCACCTCATCACCGAAAAGCTACGGACGCTGGAGCCGCTCCCGGAGCCGACCGCCGAATGGCACCGGCGTTCGCAGGAGGAGATCCGCAAGACGGTATGGGCGCATCCCTCGATCACGCACTCCTACTTCAAGAACGCCGACGGTGAGATCCACACCGTCAGTCCGTGGCGGCTGAGCACCTATCACGCTGCCGTGTATGAACCCGTCTGGTCGGATTTCCGGGAGGAATGA
- a CDS encoding SIR2 family protein: MYICGVDLPAALVNAHAAGRLVIFVGAGASMSAPSSLPSFKELVREIRDGSNLSAVITDEELDEAPLDEILGRIQDDYGVDVHRRVFEVISREGSQPSALHEAIARLMSASTVRLITTNYDTHLSAAFQDVDVPEYLGPALPLGDDFTGIVYIHGRLDQQHRYLVATDEDFGKAYLNDAWAARFLDRMFGEYPVLFVGYSHNDTIMKYLARGLGGRSEKRYVLTSDPDDTFWRRLGITPIQCLRAQQPVLLNDWAARSVEGLLGARERVKIIVTEQEPPLIPESASFLEEILASKETVRFFTEYARGDAWLLWADNRPEFATLFHSSTAVDGEITRALSFWFAENFVTEEDAADTAYRIVVSAGGYLGDDLLFAVSRQLTHQQLPLSDRMRRWLLIVTNGRENRFKASLLSSLVNANIVEVDPGTALFLLDYLSEPRILPSGTYSQLFGPWFEPVMRDGEASLRDLWGLAFRPYIDRFSAQFIEIAERHIRRADLQLIVAGESDRDRPSTWRSRIVAEERDLTSLSGSWWMSHESA; encoded by the coding sequence ATGTACATCTGCGGCGTCGATTTGCCCGCGGCGCTCGTCAATGCCCACGCCGCCGGGCGCCTCGTCATTTTCGTGGGGGCGGGCGCGTCCATGAGTGCGCCATCATCGCTCCCAAGTTTCAAGGAACTCGTCCGAGAAATTCGCGACGGGAGCAATCTCTCGGCTGTCATCACGGACGAGGAACTTGACGAAGCTCCACTCGACGAGATTCTAGGGAGAATTCAGGACGACTATGGCGTCGACGTTCATCGACGCGTATTCGAGGTGATATCCAGAGAGGGTTCGCAGCCATCTGCGCTTCACGAAGCCATCGCCCGCCTCATGTCTGCCTCAACGGTTCGTTTGATCACCACCAACTACGACACCCACTTATCCGCCGCTTTCCAAGACGTAGATGTTCCTGAGTATCTTGGTCCCGCTCTGCCCTTGGGAGATGATTTCACCGGAATCGTCTACATCCACGGTCGGCTAGATCAACAACACCGCTATCTGGTCGCGACCGATGAAGATTTCGGCAAGGCGTATCTCAACGACGCCTGGGCGGCACGATTCCTTGATCGAATGTTCGGCGAGTACCCGGTGCTATTCGTCGGGTACAGCCACAACGACACGATCATGAAGTACTTAGCGCGAGGACTGGGGGGCCGCTCAGAGAAGAGGTACGTCCTCACATCTGATCCGGACGACACGTTCTGGCGAAGGCTCGGCATTACCCCAATTCAGTGTCTCCGCGCCCAGCAACCCGTGCTCTTGAACGATTGGGCGGCGCGCAGCGTGGAGGGGTTGCTGGGTGCGCGTGAGCGAGTCAAAATTATTGTGACAGAACAGGAGCCGCCGCTGATTCCAGAGTCGGCGTCATTTCTCGAAGAGATACTTGCTAGCAAAGAGACCGTCAGGTTTTTCACCGAGTACGCCCGCGGCGACGCGTGGTTGCTATGGGCCGACAACCGGCCGGAATTCGCCACGCTATTCCATTCGTCAACGGCCGTCGATGGGGAGATCACGCGAGCACTGTCCTTCTGGTTTGCCGAGAACTTCGTTACGGAAGAAGATGCCGCGGACACGGCGTATCGGATCGTCGTATCCGCGGGCGGATACCTTGGTGATGACCTGCTGTTTGCTGTCTCTCGGCAGCTTACTCACCAGCAACTGCCTCTTTCGGACCGCATGCGACGATGGCTCCTCATCGTCACCAACGGTCGTGAGAATCGGTTTAAAGCATCACTTTTGAGTTCATTGGTGAACGCCAACATAGTAGAAGTGGACCCCGGCACTGCACTGTTCTTGCTGGATTATTTATCAGAGCCGCGGATTCTGCCCTCCGGCACATACTCGCAGCTGTTTGGGCCCTGGTTCGAGCCAGTAATGCGTGACGGCGAAGCGTCGCTCCGTGATCTGTGGGGATTGGCCTTTCGACCCTACATTGATCGTTTCTCCGCCCAGTTCATAGAGATCGCGGAGCGGCACATCCGTCGTGCCGATCTACAGCTCATTGTCGCGGGCGAGTCCGACCGCGATAGACCATCGACCTGGCGTTCCCGCATCGTTGCCGAAGAGCGTGATCTCACTAGCCTCTCGGGTTCCTGGTGGATGTCGCACGAGAGTGCTTAG